Within the Phaseolus vulgaris cultivar G19833 chromosome 9, P. vulgaris v2.0, whole genome shotgun sequence genome, the region TCAACTTAATTGACTCACTTTTTCGTGAGCCAAAATTTTTGTAAATCGTCTCGCCTGTGTATAGCAACTTATTTCACTAAACATTAACCAAAGTGATATCATAAAAATAGTAAGTAAAAATCAAAATGTTAACTAATATAATTggacaaacaaataaattaagcaTCCAAACCATTTAAATACTATTGAATACAATTCTAGTTTTAAAGAAACAAAAGTGTCAACCAACATAAAAGTGGtaaataataatgatgaaaaaatttacaaaaaaggTTGTTGGTGGGTTATGAGTCAACCCACCTTCAATCTAGCTCGAACTTGTTTATCCTGCGGGTTAAGTGAGCCGGTTCAATTTGACCtacatttaaaaaaactatatttttttcaacCCAACCCAACTAGAACCCGTGGAGAACGGAGCTGGTTCACAAGTTTGAATCCATTTTGACACCCCTAACTAGCATAAACTTTATTGTGATCTACGTATATGTATGACAGCAAAGGGCTTTGAATAGAAAGACAATAAACCAAGACCTAGTAAATAACAGAATAGGCAAGAATTATGTCCAATGAGACACAACTGGCAATAAGCATATTCACAAAAGAATTACGGTAAATCAACATGAATACATACCAGAGTGTAGGGATCATTAGCCATCTGAGTGGAACTTCTTCGAAACCGGTCTTTCCTTGCAATAATGGTCCCAGCTCTCTGAAAAGCTGGAATGCTCTCCTCAGTAACCTCCAACTTGTGTTTCACCCTTCCCTTGTACGCAGTTCCAGTTCTTAGGTCATACCAAGATTCTTTTCCAGGCAAATAGACAGAGGCATGCTTAGCTCGCTGTCAGCAACAAACCATTCTCAAACTTAAGTAAAAGATCACAAAAATAGAAGGAAATGATTTGCAAAGGAAAACATATATGTATATGGAAATTGATTAAATCACCTCAGTATAGATCCCTTGCACTAACAGGCTGTTCCCAACCATGAAAGCTTCGTCATTGCTAAAAGTAGCTTCATCAGATGGGAATTCCATCCAGAGTGGACGAACCACAGGAACACCGGTAGTGTTAGCTTCCCTGAATAATGTGTAGAAGTACGGGAGAAGTGCATAACGAACATGTATAGCATCTTTAATCAATTCTGTATTTCGTTCTCTGCAATATCATAAAGATAATCAATTTACAATGTTGACAAATAGATACCTACACAATTCAGGCCACATGATAGTCAAGGTGCACAATAGATACTTATAGTGCATATTCatcaaattcaattttataaatccaAACATTAATGCCACTTATTAACCACGTGCATGTGGGGGAGAGATGTAGCCACATGAAAGTTATTTGTTGATTTCAGTAATCATGTGTCTCTGTGATACGAATTAGCAATTACAATACAGCTCTACATTTACATCTAAGATTTGCATGATATTTCTGTGGGTTCATCCCTTGTTAGATATTAGTCTGGTTTTTAATATACATCCTTCTCTTGCCAAAAATGTTTCACTGGACAATCCACTCTTAAACAAAGAAATGAACAGTAAAAGAATTACTTGTAAATTGTTCAGCGGAAAGGAGTACCCAAAAAACCTGTAATATATTAACTTTGGGACAAGGAAATCTTGAAGTAAAGCAGTCGTACCCAAACAACCATGGTTCTCGTCTTTTCGTGTCATGATGGGCATGGGCCCTAAAGAACGGATAGTAAGCTCCTAGCTGATACCAACGAACCAATAATTCAGGTTCAGGATTCCCAAAAAATCCACCAACATCAGCACCTGCATAATGTATATGAGATAAGAACAAGATATATGAACAAAAGAGAGGAATTTTTCTAACTCGTGCAAATAAATATATTGACTGGCTATGAATATGCAAAGAAAagaatcatgaaataaaaatacattgtGAGAAGGACAATACCCACCAGAGAATGACACCCCAGTAAGACCAAGGGTCAAAACCATAGGAATAGAAACTCTCAGGTGATCCCAGTCGGCAGTGTTATCCCCAGTCCAAACTGCTCCATACCTTTGACTTCCAGCAAATAATGCTCTTGACAAAACAAATGGCCTGTCATTCCCATCACCACGCTTCACTAGACCATCAGCTGTCGCCATGTGGAAGTAATATCCATAGGCATTATGCAACTCTCGATGTTCCACGCCCCCATAGTGTAAAATATCTCTAGGCATTGTCACCTAAATACAATGCGTGTAATCATATCTTCAGTTTCACTATCTCTAGGTGAGCATTGGAAATTTAAGAAAGAAATCTTGAAGGGGCATAATAGCACAATGAACTTGTGGATTACATGGAACCCATACATCCTGACTCTGCTTCCGTGACAAAAAAACTTAAATGCATATAAACAGACATCATGAGAAATGAGGATTCATAAGTACGGACATAGTATAAAAGCATCGAGAAATAAGATTATTATACAATTCCAGCACGCTAACAGGATCTCCAACAAGTTTGGCCAGCTCTTCCCTCTTTTCTTTCAGAACTATTAATCAATGTTGGTTTGGTTTCACTCGGACTCAGCAAATTTTAGAATCTCCCTCATATCATGAGATTATACAGTGGTAAAATCTTATCTTAGTTgaggaatttttatttttattcatcataCTCTCCTTCTCCTCTTTCTCCCTAAGTGAACTTTTATAGCCAACCTATCATTGAGCACCACAAAACACTAAAGAATATTAATCATGATGGTGTGACTGATAAGTTGGCTGATCATGATATTAACCTCTACTGATCTACATATACGTTTTTTCTTATGTTAGACTTTATTTGTTAAAgctataatatttattttataaaaactattcCTAAATTGTGAGGCCTCATTATTAGAAGTCAATATTGTGCCAAATTATTTCAAACCTTGCATCATTTTAGAAGCTCATAAGATCATAATGCTGCTCATTCATAATTATAATGTAAATATATGGTGAAAGGGAATTCCTTCAAGCACACAATTTCAATTCAGCCTCGAAAAACTTTCAAATGCTCATTCCAACTTCCCTATCATAACCCTAAACAAGGGAAAAAAGAGAAATGAATTGGCATACCTCTGGACCATTGAAAACAGAAGGTTCATTCATGTCATTCCAAATGTAGAGCGAAGGCGTAGAACCAACATAATTCTGGTATGAGAACTTATCAGCCCACCAGGACCTAATTTCCGGGTTCAAAGTATCAGGATACGACGAGGAACCCGGCCAGCACCATCCATCAAAGTCATTGCCACTGGAATCCTTAACATAATACCCCTTCTTCGACGCCTCTTTgtgcaaaaaaaaatcatcatccCGCTTAATGTGAGGATCAACAATGGTCACCATGCGTCTCCCTTTATCAGCCAACTTCTTCTGCATCTCCTCAGGGTGCGGGAAAAGAGCCCTATCCCAAGTGAAATACCTCTTCCCATTAGTGTGCTCAATGTCAAGCCACAAAACATCATAAGGAATATCCAACTCATCAAACTTAGAATCCACATGCTCCACATCCTCCTCATCACGGTAATTCCACCGGCACTGATGATAGGCAATTGAAAACATCTGGGGCATCGCCGGAGTTCCGGTGACCGCCGTGTACTGTTGCAAAACATCCTTAGGGCCTGGACCAATGAAAAAGAAGGTGTCCACAACACCAGCTTCACTCATCCAAAGCGTGTCAATTCGGTGAGAAGGAAGCGCGATATGAGACTCAGCAGCAGCTTCCCAGCCAGGGGCAAGAACGTCGATTTGCATCTCCGCAGCGTTGAGCCAGAAAAACCCAGAACTACCCTTGGTTTTGCCGTGAGAAACCATGAAGGGGATTGAACCGTAGAGGCCGAAAGGGGAATCGTGGATGTACTCAAAGACATCGAGGTTGAAGAGACGGTAGGGTTCCGATTCTTCGACGTTTGGGCCTCTGGTGGGCCTCAGGGCGAGAGTGGTAGCGCGTTCAGGGATGCCATATACGAAATCGGCGCCATAGAAAGATACGTCGAAGGAGATTGATTGGGGACCGTAGGGTCTACGGTCGGTGTGGGAGCGGAAGGTTTCTTCCCAGTTGTCGTCTTCGGATTTTTCTTTCAGTTGCTCGAAGTCGAAGAGGCCGTGGGAATTGAGGGAGATGACGCGTTCACCGGAGTTATCGTCGCGGACGAAGAGTTCGAAGGGATCGTGGCGAAGGACAGCGGAGTGGCCGTCGGAGAGGTAGACAGAGGAGGCGAGGCCGTTATCCTCCTCCGAGAGGCGTGGGAGCCAGAGCTTGGAGGAGGCGAATTCCGGAACGACGACGTCAGGGACCTCGAAGCGTTTCTTGGGAGGGGAGAGGGAGGCGTCTTCATCGATCTTGAGACGTAGGATGCCGTGTTGGTGGACGGAGAGAGTGAGGATCAAGGGTTTGGCTTGGGGTTGGGATTTGGAGGTGAGTTTGGCGGTGAGGTCGCCGTCGGAGATGGTGACGTCGGTGGCAACGAGGGAGGAGGAGCCGGGGATGCGGGATCGGGCTCGCTTACAGAAAGGGGTTTGGTGGCAGGTACGGAATTCCTCTTTCTTCCATGAGAGAACGAAGGTGAAGTGGGagcagagaaagagaaagaggagaaagagGAAACGCAGCGTTTTGATCCTCATCTTCTCAGTGTTAAGAGTGAGTGAGTTAGTTGATGCAGAAATGGTTAATAGTTGTGGCAATTTTCTTTAGCAGAGAATCGGCATGTCCTTCACGCTTCCTCACTTTGATCGCTTGACTTTTTTGGTTAATCTTTTGAAGATGAGTTATTCTGTAAGATTACTGTAGCTCATCAAATTCTTATACAGCATTCAGAGTTTTGCATCAAATGCTTTCTTTTTCTGAAACTAGTTcgattttattttgaaattcttaaaatgaaaaaaaaaaaaaatcgaaaTAGGTAAATGGCGAAATCATTAGAGATTTAGTTAAGACAAAACtgtcataaaaaaattagaaatcatatacatagaatatatatatacaattttaatattaaaatatattttaacatattaaatttagaaaaaaaaacaaaaataaaaataaatcatatgtGAAATACGATTCAGTTAGAAATTTGAAAtacattataatatataagttatataataaatacgttttaaatattttaatatatactaattttaatatatcaatGCTAAATACAAGTTCAAAGTAAATTCACGTAGTTTCACTTGAACTCGTATGTGcttttcttcatttgttttagCTTTTTTCTTCATGTGCAATCCTTCACGATATAACTTGGTTCACATGAGAATCTTGGCTGGATTTGTAGGGAATTACTTTATTGCATACTTTAGTCAAAGACTCCATCATGCTTTATTTGAAAGTTTGGTGGTTTGACAGAAATTCTCAATAATGTTTCCTATTCACTCGTGAAAGCATGACACCGTGAATATGTTGCTTGAATGTCTTACATTGCATTCAAATGCATATAAATTGATGTGTTATTTCACATAAGCATTCCACCATTTCCTTCATTGTTGTTTCCTTTATGTGATTAAAGAGATCAAGAGTTTAACTTGTGCCTTATACTATTGTCTGGGCGTCCATATCATCAAGtaagaattaaatttattttgtcaaCTTAGAAGTCTCAGTATTTAAGAAATTTAgaactttcatattttttattctttcagCTACCAGTGGCAGTCAATGCACGACTACCATATGATATGTCCCTTTTGTAGTTGCAACATAAACATGTGACGAAGGCTTTATGGGAGGGAAACGAAAGACTAATTAGGCCTAGACAACATTCCATCTGGGTTCTCAAACATTTCGAAAGACTTGATGACCGAGttcaaaatttaattcaacATGTTGGGTTCGGACACATACTAACATTGAACAACATTGGCATAAATCATCATCTATTCTTACGACATTAGTCGAAAGATGGAGAACTGAAATGCACACCTTTCATCTGCCACTCAGAGAGACGACAATCACTTTAGAAGATGTTGTCATTCAACTTAGGCTCCCAATTGATGGGGAACCTATTACGGGCATTATTAGCAAGGACTTGGTATCTCTATGTGAGACATTGTTGGGATCCATGCCACCAGTGGTTTAAGGAAACACAATCAAGATATCTTGGTTGAATACTTCTTTTCAGGACTTGTCACACGAGGcaacatatattattattgcGCAACATGCACAAGCGCACATACTAACATTAATTGGAAGTTTATTTATGCCCACACATCGGGCAGTCAGGTTCATTCGATGTATATATTGTTATTGACTGACTTAAATAATGTATCAAACTTTAGTTGGGAGTCAGTTTTGTTGGTGTGTTTGTATCACGTATTGGATCACGGTATTAATTATAATCAAGACAATATCGAAGCGTGCATGTTGCTATGAGTGTGTTGGGCGTGAGACTGAATGACATGCTTTTCACCAAGCATTAAGCCATTGAGTGCTTTTGACATGTTGTCGGGGTTGGATTTTTGCTTGCCAAGAggttattgtttatttttttccttttaatattgtatattaaaaaaattcgtATTAATTATGACATGACAAACATTGATCATAGGTGGACTCAGAATTCCCACCAATCAAACACGAGTGGGATAAGCGTGGTTGAAATCTCGAAAACGCTAGATCAGCTGCAACCAAAACAGGTTATCTTTTTCATCCTCTAACAACTAAATTCTTCCTGAGTAATCCaacaaattaataatgttatttccTATTGTTAACAGTTTTTGTGGACTCCATATCGGCGACCTCAAATAAGTCGGGCGGTTGTACCTTTAATCTATTTTGCAATTGTCCAATTTCATCAAGCAAATCGGGTGATGCGACAATTCGAATCGACAACCTATTCCACACGACCCATGCAACCTCGATGAAGTTCATAGAGAAGACATGCGTGGGAGATCAGATAGGTACTAGCCACAATATCATCAAAGGTGGATAACAATGTGGAATGATCGACAAAACCGTTTAATTGAAGGAGTACCATTCCAAGAAAACAACCATTTTTGTGATGAATCAACTTACATGCAATGGTATATCACTCATACCATTTGCTACATATCACTTATAGACACATGTGAAGATGATGTAAGTTCAATTTTGTACCCATttgatattgttattttttaaaatttgtacattaatttttttaaacaaaagtaCGACATGTCACTCGATAGTCAACAACACTATTCTGTAGGTCACCTTCTTCATGTTGGGTCTTCATCAAATGTTGCATGAATTGGACAACAGGTCCAATTTCAATCTGTCCCAATCAACCACCACAAATATTCAACTTTATGGGCCATCACCACAACATGTCTACCCAATTTTCCTACTAGCAAGTGCCATCAACTTACACCAATTTTCCATCACAAGGAAATATTTTTTCTCCAGTCCATCGCAGATGTTTGATACTTCAACAATGACACCACCCTCCGCATTTCATCCAACTCCTACCATGCATTGCTATCGACCTACAATGTCTTCAATGGATCCGAGATTCCATCTGACGGCAACGAAGAAGAAAACAATGATGATGAAAGTCCACCTCTGTTTAGACGTTcgtcaagacaacaaagaaaacCTCCATGTGGTACAGGATCTTATAGATAGTTCGCTCATTTTTAAGTtgttaaattatgtaatctttaaattaaattatcataTTAATGTGTTTTTACTTAATGTCAAACTTTAATATTCTTCTTAAACTTATTTATTTCCGATTAACGTTATTCGTTTTAACTTTtcgattatttttatttatttattaaaaattcaaaataattttaatatattaaaaaccaaaataatttcaatcattttttaattatatataataaaaaatattttctaaatttatttaattttctattatttttattttaaatattaaaatctaattttctttaattatataaaataaagttataataataaattaaatttatctaattttatattgtttttatttttattttaaatactaaaattatatactaaaattattatatattagaacatttaaaatatatttattatatagttttttaaattttatatattataatataataatgctTAAAACGTGAAATTGtattacatatataaaaaaattttaaacaatttaatgtgttaaaatatattttaatattaaaatcgagaaataagattttaattagaaatcatattttatatatacaatTTCTAATTTTGTTTGAAGTGTTGTGGAGATTTTGTCTTATTAAAATCTCCACTCCAAATGTGGTTGTCGAAATTTTGTCTTATTAAAATCTCCAAATAAATTTAttgagattttattttattaggtaGATTTGAgttaactaaaattttataaattatttttattatagttgaataattttttttaaaatacaagttACTTATCATTTTCgaaacataaattttttttataaaaataaaatttttcattattaattgaattataatattgaaaattgtaaaagaaaattaaaaaaataatttgaaatgtaggaaaataaatattaaacaatgaaaaataagttaaaatagaCTAAAGCAGgttcataattgattatgagTGACTTTTTTAAGAGGGAATAAATAATTATGGATGTTTTTGTTAAGAATTAGgactatatattaaaaaatatatttaagtctaatttattttaaactaatttacctattttgagaataaaaataaaaatattcactttaaaa harbors:
- the LOC137822889 gene encoding probable glucan 1,3-alpha-glucosidase → MRIKTLRFLFLLFLFLCSHFTFVLSWKKEEFRTCHQTPFCKRARSRIPGSSSLVATDVTISDGDLTAKLTSKSQPQAKPLILTLSVHQHGILRLKIDEDASLSPPKKRFEVPDVVVPEFASSKLWLPRLSEEDNGLASSVYLSDGHSAVLRHDPFELFVRDDNSGERVISLNSHGLFDFEQLKEKSEDDNWEETFRSHTDRRPYGPQSISFDVSFYGADFVYGIPERATTLALRPTRGPNVEESEPYRLFNLDVFEYIHDSPFGLYGSIPFMVSHGKTKGSSGFFWLNAAEMQIDVLAPGWEAAAESHIALPSHRIDTLWMSEAGVVDTFFFIGPGPKDVLQQYTAVTGTPAMPQMFSIAYHQCRWNYRDEEDVEHVDSKFDELDIPYDVLWLDIEHTNGKRYFTWDRALFPHPEEMQKKLADKGRRMVTIVDPHIKRDDDFFLHKEASKKGYYVKDSSGNDFDGWCWPGSSSYPDTLNPEIRSWWADKFSYQNYVGSTPSLYIWNDMNEPSVFNGPEVTMPRDILHYGGVEHRELHNAYGYYFHMATADGLVKRGDGNDRPFVLSRALFAGSQRYGAVWTGDNTADWDHLRVSIPMVLTLGLTGVSFSGADVGGFFGNPEPELLVRWYQLGAYYPFFRAHAHHDTKRREPWLFGERNTELIKDAIHVRYALLPYFYTLFREANTTGVPVVRPLWMEFPSDEATFSNDEAFMVGNSLLVQGIYTERAKHASVYLPGKESWYDLRTGTAYKGRVKHKLEVTEESIPAFQRAGTIIARKDRFRRSSTQMANDPYTLVIALNSSQEAEGELYIDDGSSFNFLQGAYIHRRFIFSNGKLTSIDLAPASGSNRRYPSDAFIERIILLGQAPGSKNALIEPSNQKIDIELGPLWFLRARAPAVVTVRKPYVRVAEDWSITFMV